In Magallana gigas chromosome 1, xbMagGiga1.1, whole genome shotgun sequence, the sequence AAATCATCTTCGACACATTATTTTTTACACGAAAAAAATgcaggaacaaaaacaaatttctaatggagatttttaatgtaaatgtttacatcttttctccatttgaaaGTCACTCGGaacacctcgcacaatttttcaacgatATCATCCCGGCTTGCTTGCATGCAAATTCCCCGTAGACTTCACACGTTTTAGTCGTGTATTGAAatctgataagctaacaggggcgttttaactgagaaatcttggaaactTTTCATACTTTCGAATGAACATGGATAAAACCAtgagatatttataaatatagaatAATAACAGAACATGTGAATCGAGGGTATCTTGGGACAGAGAAtaataaaatgctaaaaaatcTTGAACGAAAAATTGCCACCTCTAGAGGGTAAAACTAGGTATTTACTAAACATTTGAATGCCTTACATTATGCTAGAAAGGCCCACATTCAGAAACAAAGCTTATGAAATAATACGGCATGTACAAAGGAAGAAAGTTAGGACATTagagcaagttttttttttacctgattGTGATTGTGTGTTTTACAACCAAGAATGAAAAAGATGGGTATTGCAAGGTAAGAGAATCATCTCaatattggaaaacaaaaatatttacacttGCTTCTCTTAGTAGCCTCAATAATATTGTAGCACGTATTGGGTATAAAAAAGAGTGGATTTGTATTTTGCGGCTTTTAAGATCAGCTGCCTTGGCGTACAAGCTTATTGTTACAGAGTCTGCAATTTTTGGATACAAGTAATTTACCCTTTTTCATTTCAGTAGATCTGGACtttatgaaatttttcaaaTCCTCTGCAGCTAAACCTCTAATCTTTGTTCTTTCTTCATTACTTACCATCATGCCAGGAACGTAAAATAATGCTTTTTCAAGTACAACATACctacaaataaacatgtttaaacaGATTTAAACAACGTCCTGGTATTCTTAACACGATTAACCGTTGTTAAATATCTCGCAAACACTTGGTTTTCACtgttttactgaaaaaaaatcagacttaCTCCTCAGTTTTTTTTCGAAGagcttagaaaaaaatatttttttcgtacCGAAGTAATATGTGGagaattttcattaattttcactAATTTGCTGACTTACTCAGAAAGCCAGTGCAACACCAATGAACAGGTTCCAATATCGATGGTCTCGTCAGGTAAACAGCGTTGGTATGCGCTCCCAGGAATAGTGTGTACTGCTAGGAAGTCGTCCTTTATCTCTTTCTTAAAATCTAGAATTTGGGTTTATAATATTACTTGAATCTCATGTAAAAACCATCAACATatgtttccttttaaaaatagaaaaaaaatgataactttCAATGTCAAATAAGTAGGAAAAAAACTAAAAGAAAAGTTTATACATACCGCTTTAACTTATGTAATAGCTGTCGTGTAAATCTTATGGTTGCTACAtaactatttttcttttctttttattcattttcaatacaaattaaTGTTTACCATTCACTCACCTCACACTACTCACAAACAAGTTGAAACAGTGAATAGTTAATTAAAAAGTCTTAACAGTTATGCCATATCAAAGAGCTCATTTTGacaactttctttaaaaaatctatttttttctatttaatctattaaattttttaaagattaataattttgtaaatattttacaatatcatcaaATGCAATATACATTCTTTTTCTGGATTGGCTAAAAATATGTCTGTTAACTAacatgatatttacattttagcCATTTGTTATTCTCTAGAAAACAaaactgttattttttgttttctagAAGAATAACACGTCGACATCAAACTCAAAGGTTTTCGTTAATGTCACCAAATTTATCAAATGTGTATCGGTGTACGTAGCAGATTCTAACAATAACTATTCCATTTTCCACTTCATTCCACTGAAATGAGATTCAAACAGATGGTTTAAGGACATGTGAGCAAACTTTATGTGGtcggattttttaaattttgaatatttatggattttattccaaagaatatataatcaaattttcAGACAAAAAGAATGATTAGAAAATTTGTTTAGTTCTACCTTGAGATCTGTATAATGAATATATTACTCAATGTCATAAAATCTAATCATTAACCGACCATTAAACAAACATTAACACGTGACATCACTTACCCAATTCAAGCAATCACCAATGGTCAATGCCAACCAATAGGAATTCATTTgttgtattgattttaaaccCGAAATGGTAGCTGAGATACGATTATAGGTTTGTCGGAGTCAGTCAAGTCTTATCTGGGGTAAAAATTTGTAGATTGTAGGTCTGAGGAATgtgattgtaaaaaataataataaaggaagtgtcatttattcttattaaatgtaattgattcaattttttaatactTGAATAACTAACCTTCTACATTCTTAACCAAAGCAGTGAAATCATTTGTAGGTTGATCATTCAATGTTACATATATTTCACACGATGCTGATCTTCGTCGAATAAGTTCTGTATATAAAAGTCATAAttatagctaaaaaaaaaattggatgatGTTGATTTTGATGGGaatcaaatgaatataatttattcattaaacatttttatcctACCGATCATTATCTTTAGAAacggaaatatattttttccgtCATTCGCTCCGAAATCTGCAAGATTGacctttgttttaaaatccaaTCCATCAAGATATTTGTCTGAAAAAGAAGCAGAAACTTCTCTCTATAAGCAGAAAAAGACATAAAAAGCGCATCAGACGAACATTTTCTAATTAGTTATACTTACTAAATATTTCTGTCAACCTTCCCACATGTGGAGAAAGGAACACATCAAAATTATCTGAATTGACATGAGAATAGTCTGTATTCATCTTTAGGTCAAACATTGCCATTTCAATGCCTATGTCGTGTGATTTTATCCTTAAATCTTTTTAGGTGATCCttcaattgaaaacaaaatgttaaatgttaaaaagtgattttgataaaaagaatatttcgTTCAAAACCACTCAGCATTTATTACAGGAGAGTAAGCCCTTTATTCAGGGAGGATATTAAAGACGTGGTCATAACTTCTTCTTCCTCACAAACAACATTTCACtatataattgatatatacatgtacattatttgttAACTAAGTACTCGTTCCACCAACATCCAAcgtaaaaaaaaaggttaccAGTTTTGATAGACATACAGTGTCTATGCATATGGATGGAGCACAGTCTTACTCTATCAGTGTGTCAAATTGGTTCCTTTATCATGTTAGCGTTGTTTCATTTAGCCCTTCATCTATGTCCCGCAGAGCTTAAGTTAAACATGTGTGGAACAAATGTGCAAAGGTAACGCAATAATTCTGTTACTCTGAACAAGATACTTGTTTGGAAATTGAAAATGTCcgtttgaaataatattttttgataaacaagATTTTTTGCAATACCTGTTCGTTTAATGGTGCATTCCTTAAAAGATCCAAAATTTGGATTTTGTGAGGATCAACCTTAAAAACTGTAGGTGGATACAAGAATGGAACCTTGaataaatattcctttttaaagCTGTAAGCAGAGCctagcgctttattgtcgtaagacttctacttccggtgcatcgaataaccgccccctatgagcagaagtatacatcatttaaactggttagggaaccagtttcaggggtttatgcacataactgcaAGGGCTATTGTGAATCATACGCGCTATTGTAAATCtaatgtacggggcttacatGCATCATTGCAAGGGGTGTCACGCAGTAATGAGGAAATACGTTATAGTGCCAATACAAAAGCTGAAagtttatatacatacatacactgTTTATCCTTAATATACATtcagaagctgggttagcgcttttcagtactatgagtactttgattaaaatgcTATATTTAAACTAGTGCTTTGACATTTGGTGGGATGTTACTGTttagtttactttttaaaaagctatcAAATATTTACCTTCTTTATTCTGTTTCGCTAAGAGAAGCTTCTCAATAATCAAAGACTCTTGATAtcgtaatttgtttttaaagatcTGTTCTGCTGTGTGAAATTGACACTTGTtcaagtgatatacatgtatatatattagtgGACAAAGTCGGACTGGTTTCATTGCGTTCAATGTATTCATatctaataatttaattctggttgtaacgcggcatttgattggatagaaaaaattagttaaatttatataacctggtttgcacgtcacaagacacgtcacaatgcaccaacgtcaaaGACGTATTAATCCGATTGACgtaacgtttgaattttgaacagattaatatcatttttaaaagtaaaacggactcaattttcACTGCAAAttactgaaaattaaattataaggaatgaactcaatatctacccaagatatactcgtataacctagGTTGGAGCAATTTAGGTTTTtctataatccgcgaagcggattataaagcgtaaattgacccaacccaggttatactcgtataacttgggtagacattgagttcatttcttaattagCCAATGATTGGCCAGTCAAGTGAACGATAAGTTGTGTCAAATTGTAGTTTAATACAGAGTgccaaaagtccaagctctaGTCAAAACAGCTATAAATTGCAGGACAAGGATGAGTCATATCGTCACATCTTGCTGTTGATAAACCAAAGTCAGATAATCGTGCATTGGATTATTTATACACAAGTATTTGACAAGCATTATGTTACAAATCCACTTTAAATAGCGCAAATCTTGCAATCTCCAAACTTCTGAATATTACATTCATTGCGAAAATGTTAAATATGAGAACATCCctcatatttctatatttagatatttaagTTCTGCAGTCCTGTTAATCCAGTGTCACAGGAGATGATATTACAGTTTTGAAGATaagataatattaaaaattgatttaaaatcatattgatgGATAGTGAAAgtcaaacttttttattaagGATAAAATTTCAGACAAAGTTTGATTCAGAATGCatgaaaacatatttgtaaGGACACTGAATATAAATTGTATGAATTATCACCATTTAAAACTCTCTCAGGAACAAGATCGTTTTATGAAGGTTaactatataaagaattaagGGCGGAGGTACAGCTGCTTAACGTCACGAAGTGATCAAAAGAGGAATTTTTCCAtagaaatatacataaatgtaaataatgcaattaaatagacaaaatactagtatttttttaaaattgttgattcaAATACAGATAATCACTCAAGCAAAACTGGAATTAAATCCATGGACAGAAAGAATTTAACTTTTTCGATGTTTTGCAAAACATCTATTTCTATTGCATAATAGCTTGAAAGCCCATACGAATGATTAAATATCACGATCTAAAATGTTAAAAGATCCAGCCGAAGCTAATTGGAAGGTCTATTACGAAAGACATGGTATCTAAATTGGTGAAATGTACTGTTGTTAATTATTTACTATAATTTGTTACACAAAACACATACATTATTCGACAAAATGTTTTGTATTACaggtatttatagataaaaaatgttttattttcaatttttctcgACAAATTTTGGACATTAACAAATAacataatataaaatttgttaatttccctgtaattttttatataatttttttttttggattttaaaggAAATATGCACTGCCGCAAAAGTATCTTAACAATAATATACATATGCATTGCAAAAATAAGTGCTGAACATCAAATCTAGGCTTTTAAGAAgaagtaaaaattgaaaaaaaaaatatcaaaggaaatcGGGaagtgtaattattttttaccaatgtaacataattcattttgtttcaaTCAATTATCAATACTAGGTTTATAAATGTACAACAGTGACTTCCTTTACATAAAAATCAAGTATTGTTGACTCACACTAATACCACACTCATACCTCACACTCACACTCATAATGACTCACACTCATACCAATACATATGTACTTAAACAGAAGAATTTTATCCAAACATACGTTTCCTGACTTATCTGTAAACTATGTTATTCCAAATCACTTTATAAGTACCTGTTCAACCGCATGGACATTGGCTCTTTTAT encodes:
- the LOC105340708 gene encoding uncharacterized protein isoform X1, with the translated sequence MAMFDLKMNTDYSHVNSDNFDVFLSPHVGRLTEIFNKYLDGLDFKTKVNLADFGANDGKNIFPFLKIMIELIRRRSASCEIYVTLNDQPTNDFTALVKNVEDFKKEIKDDFLAVHTIPGSAYQRCLPDETIDIGTCSLVLHWLSEYVVLEKALFYVPGMMVSNEERTKIRGLAAEDLKNFIKSRSTEMKKGAIFFLNIPTEPLNVNKLCSSTFYQLYQRNVISKEELRNTFVPIYNARTESEVKTAFVEFGKDNGVELLHFSQRIISMYENKDPVRSLKSWILPSLMTGLCQTRSNDEAADVCELFFHDLRSRFSDMKWANCKFYEVIFKKL
- the LOC105340708 gene encoding uncharacterized protein isoform X2, with product MAMFDLKMNTDYSHVNSDNFDVFLSPHVGRLTEIFNKYLDGLDFKTKVNLADFGANDGKNIFPFLKIMIELIRRRSASCEIYVTLNDQPTNDFTALVKNVEDFKKEIKDDFLAVHTIPGSAYQRCLPDETIDIGTCSLVLHWLSEYVVLEKALFYVPGMMEELRNTFVPIYNARTESEVKTAFVEFGKDNGVELLHFSQRIISMYENKDPVRSLKSWILPSLMTGLCQTRSNDEAADVCELFFHDLRSRFSDMKWANCKFYEVIFKKL
- the LOC105340708 gene encoding uncharacterized protein isoform X4 gives rise to the protein MAMFDLKMNTDYSHVNSDNFDVFLSPHVGRLTEIFNKYLDGLDFKTKVNLADFGANDGKNIFPFLKIMIELIRRRSASCEIYVTLNDQPTNDFTALVKNVEDFKKEIKDDFLAVHTIPGSAYQRCLPDETIDIGTCSLVLHWLSEYVVLEKALFYVPGMMRTLYEV
- the LOC105340708 gene encoding uncharacterized protein isoform X3, whose protein sequence is MAMFDLKMNTDYSHVNSDNFDVFLSPHVGRLTEIFNKYLDGLDFKTKVNLADFGANDGKNIFPFLKIMIELIRRRSASCEIYVTLNDQPTNDFTALVKNVEDFKKEIKDDFLAVHTIPGSAYQRCLPDETIDIGTCSLVLHWLSEYVVLEKALFYVPGMMVSNEERTKIRGLAAEDLKNFIKSRSTEMKKEDPVRSLKSWILPSLMTGLCQTRSNDEAADVCELFFHDLRSRFSDMKWANCKFYEVIFKKL